In Lolium rigidum isolate FL_2022 chromosome 3, APGP_CSIRO_Lrig_0.1, whole genome shotgun sequence, the genomic window TGGCATGTAAAAATAGACAGAGGTAGTACGTGAAGACAATGTTCCACTTTCTATATCTCACAATCAAATCTACCATATCTAACATCGATACATCACAGTATCACACCAACACCAACAGACTTACATGTTCATTCCTTATGCAGACGAATGGAAAACATGAGACAACTAGAACTTTTCACTAGCGAACAACATGTTGATATTGAAGACAACAAACTCCTTGGCCAGATAAAGCCAGAGAAATCTACGTCCTCACAGGAGGCGCGCCTCCCCTTTCAACAGGGCCACCACCTCGGCCACCAGCAGCCTACATGAATTGGTAGGTAAGCAGTTAAGAACTGGAGATGATATATCAGAATTGAAGTGCAACTCCAGACATTATATGTAACATTCTAGAGATAAGATGGATATGCAACTTTCTGGAAGTTCCACAACAGAAAGAACTTGCTAATTAAGGATATTTAATTTTTGATGACAATGCGTATGAATAAACACCCCTCCCACCATCCATGGAAAGAAATCTATGTTTCTCTCTATATATGAAGGGATTCAAACCCACAGGTCAACATTTGCTCTAGAAATGGAACAAAGAAAAGGGCGAAGCTAGACAAGGGAGGTTTGATATGATTTATCTAAATTTTATCTATGTTTTAAGAAGAGCCTTAGTGCCCCTATGAATTATGAATAAGTGACCTAGAATTCAACCCAAATCTCAAGCTTAAAATTGGTGCAGACGCAAAACAAAGAGGTGGACACAAAGCCACCGAGGACTTATTCGCTATAGGCTGTTGCGAAAAAACACCCCTCTAATTTAGGTCAGGACTGAAGTATTTTTCGAGCATGTACCTTTTCTACATTTGAGCATATTCCTTTTTAAAGTCCTCACTTGTGGGACACAGtaatggaaaaaaggaaaactTAGCCAATAATGTCAATTTTCCTTATGACAGTAGTTGATGGAAGGAATTTATCATAAGACAGCCAACTCATAGTTTCCTAGCATCGTATCCCTACTTTGTCTCTGTTAAAATAAGGGTTTAATCACCATATTGTATTTCAACCTCATTGCGAACTCTATGAACCAGCCTAATGATCTAAACTCTGAACAGCAAACCCTATACTTGCAATATTCATTTGTTCCACCACACAAATATTAACTTTTCTAGTCCCCGAATACAATCTAGTGTTAAGACTTGTCAGCAATGATAACATAAACAAACTGCTTTGGCACACACAACCATGTCATCTATGTGATACATTCTCTCTTAATCCCTTAGTCTTCccattaaaaataatattggaactTTTTTGGCAGTAACTGAAGATACAGAGCAATACTCCAATCCATAAAATATTTTTCAATTTAATTATGCTCGAGTTTATCGTTAGAAAGAAATTCCAGAAACATTACATGTATGTAACTAATCAAAATAGTACTGACACTTGAAATGTCCATCAGCTAGATAGATTGTCCAAGATAAATTACCCAAAAATGGATTTATCTAGACATTTTTGGgaaattattttgaaccggagggagtatagcaTTTCATTTAACTTTGACACACTCAACATTGCATCTGCAAAAGCAAGCAGTCGAGGTTCACACTGCATATGGAAAAACTCTAAGCAATACATCGACTTCTTTTAACAACTACCATGTTGCCTTTAAAAAGAGGAATATACGGTGCACAGTTCTAATTTTTCCAATAGTTTAAGAGCGCACCGTAATTGCATAGATTTCTATAAACTTTTTTTTAGCACCAATGCGGTTTTTACTAGAAAATCTTAGTGAAAGGAAACATAATGATGACAGAAAGGAGCCATTACCCGAGCACGCATCGCAACCGCCCGCCCACGGCCAACTCCAAAAGCCGATCCTCTGCCCTGAATAAGACCAGAATAAAAGATCAGCATAAGTCATGGACCATGCCAGCACTTGTTGTTATTCCTGATGCAAAATGCTAGACAACTGAAGATAGCACAAACCTTATTCCTTGGTTCCAAGCGCTCGAACATCTTGGCCTTCCTGAGCATATCAGGTATAATGATGAACCTGAAACGATACCATACCACACAACCAGGAACAATCGATCAATGAGGTCGCACAGCTTCGATAGCAAATGTCACCACACGAGCCTAGCGGGTTCCTGAATTACCTGACTCTGACTCCTCTGATGAATACGTGCTCGAGCTGGGTCACCCTCCCATCCTGCAAATCAACAAACAAAAGGGTGACAAATTACTCAAGATCCCGTCAAAAAAACAAATTACTCGTGACAGGACTTTCTCGGGAAGAAATCATCGTGGATACAGCCTCCGATCTGATGGCAGGGCATGGGTAGGGTACCTTGGCGGTGTATGTGGGGTTGTGGAGCTGGCAGTTCCAGTTGTCCTCGCAGTCGAGCATGGAGCCGCGGTACACCTCGCCGGTCTTGAGCTCCACCGTCACCACGTGCCCCGCCGCCTCGTGCAGCAGCTTCACCGGGATCCCCAGGCTACGGCTCATCTTCTCCCGCCGCCCTCCGCTCTCTTCTCTCGCCGGCCGCTAAAACCCCAGCTCGCACCGGAGTCGGCTCGGCGGCAGGCTGCGCAGCGTGGAGGAAAAACACAGTACAAGGCGGTTCGCGAGCCCAGCTTCCGTTTTAGCCGCATTATTAAGTCGGTTTCACTAAAACCAGGCCCAATAACTAAAACGGCTTTCGGCCCAACTTAGAGGCCCATCGCAAAGGCCCAGAAAGCGACCTCGTCGAATCACTTGCCGACGAAGCAAATCGCCTAGGCGAAGGAAAGAAGCCGACGCGACTTTTATCCGCCACCTGTCCCATCCACCTCGCCCCAGAGACTAGACTAAACGCGCACTCATTCTGCGAACACACCACACAGATCGGAGAAACCGAGGTCCCCCGCGAGCAACTTCCAGAAGGTTCCAGAATCCAGGCTCGAGCGAGAGAGAGTGAGGGGGCTCCGATGGCGCTGCAGTGGATGATCCTGACGTgcgtggtggcggcggaggcggcggtggccgcgCTGCTCACGCTCCCGGCGCCGCGGGCCGTGCGGGCGCAGATCGTGGGGCTCACCTCGCTCATCCTGCAGCCCGTCGCCTGCGTGCTCCCCTTCGCGGCCTTCCAGCTGCTCGGTGCGTGCCCTGGACGCGGCCATGCAGCGGCCAACTGATATGTGCGTGCGCAGCTTCTCCTCTTTTTCAGGCTCTGATGATGTTTTTCCCCTGGTGTGCAGACATCTACTGGAAGCAGGAGCACAGGCTGATGTGCACCACAGAGGTCTGCACCGCCGAAGAGCGTGTCCGCTTCGAGAAATCCGTGAGTGAATTGAGACCCTACAAGCCTTCTCCTGTTCAAATTTGTCGGTGTGTTTCTAGGGTTCCCTGCTGCTTGATTCGGTACAGATTCGTTCACATGGGGATATGTATATATGCTTAACATGTTACGAAATCGTCACCGTATTAGTTGTGTACTTGTGTTCGGTTAGTTGGTTTGAAAGGGGACTAGGGGGCTGTTTGGTTCATGCCCAGAGCAGCCACGCCAAATCAAGGGCGAGCCAATATTTTGGCGAAGGATCCGCTCGCCTCCGTTTCGCCCGTGCGTGGGTGTGAATACTATACTAGCGAGCAACATTCGTCCAATATTTTGGCGTGGTTCTCTTGGCTGGGCTTCAATCCAAATGGTAGCCTATGTTTTCAGTCAACCCCAAAATATTGGTAGGGCAATCGTCGGCAACAATCCAAACAGACCCTAGACGCCAGTTGCCATACGCCTACACTTCTAGCTGGATTGCAGAGGTGTAGCTACAAAGCCATGCTCGGACTTGTTTTTGTGGACAATAATGCGACTTACGGACGGAGAGTTCACGGAATGA contains:
- the LOC124695151 gene encoding small nuclear ribonucleoprotein SmD3b-like → MSRSLGIPVKLLHEAAGHVVTVELKTGEVYRGSMLDCEDNWNCQLHNPTYTAKDGRVTQLEHVFIRGVRVRFIIIPDMLRKAKMFERLEPRNKGRGSAFGVGRGRAVAMRARAAGGRGGGPVERGGAPPVRT
- the LOC124697389 gene encoding uncharacterized protein LOC124697389, which translates into the protein MALQWMILTCVVAAEAAVAALLTLPAPRAVRAQIVGLTSLILQPVACVLPFAAFQLLDIYWKQEHRLMCTTEVCTAEERVRFEKSIFKAQRNVILCVSAVLLYWCIYRICKINKDIKSLEEVEKRIKEE